From a region of the Fusobacterium sp. SYSU M8D902 genome:
- the gmhB gene encoding D-glycero-beta-D-manno-heptose 1,7-bisphosphate 7-phosphatase, with protein sequence MRKAVILDRDGTINVEKDYLHRIEDFEFEKGAVEGLKLLAELGYIFVVVTNQSGIARGYYTEEDLIKLNNYINECLEKEGVKIEKFYYCPHHPEKGIGKYRVECNCRKPNTGMLEEAIREFNIDLEGSFMVGDNISDIEAGIRAKVTPILVKTGHGMEHIEKMNELGVPIYENLYEFAKDLKKVYKNITI encoded by the coding sequence ATGAGAAAAGCTGTTATTTTAGATAGAGATGGAACTATAAATGTAGAGAAGGACTATTTACACAGGATAGAGGATTTTGAATTTGAAAAAGGAGCAGTAGAAGGATTGAAGTTACTTGCAGAATTGGGATATATTTTTGTAGTTGTAACTAATCAATCTGGAATAGCAAGAGGCTACTATACAGAGGAAGATTTAATAAAACTAAATAACTATATAAATGAGTGTTTAGAAAAAGAGGGAGTTAAAATAGAGAAGTTCTATTACTGTCCTCATCATCCAGAAAAGGGGATAGGTAAATATAGAGTTGAGTGTAATTGTAGAAAGCCTAATACAGGTATGTTAGAAGAGGCTATAAGAGAGTTTAATATTGATTTAGAGGGGTCTTTTATGGTTGGGGATAATATAAGTGACATAGAAGCTGGAATAAGGGCTAAAGTGACTCCTATACTGGTAAAAACAGGTCATGGAATGGAACATATTGAAAAGATGAATGAGCTAGGAGTACCTATTTATGAAAATCTTTATGAATTTGCC